The sequence CGTCGATTTCGTCACGTAGGCGATCGCCGCGGAATCCAGGACGTCGAGCTGCGGCGAAAAGTGCACGTCCACCCCGCGCATCATCATGGCCGCCGCGTTCATCGCGGGTGAATGATTCGAGTGACTGTCCCAGAACATCGGGATGCCGCGCTCGGCCGCCGCGACAACAATGCTGCGATCCGGGTGCGGCGCGTTTTTCGCCGCCCACAGCCCGAGCAGGTGGTTGAACTCCCAGCTTGGCACCGGATGATCGACCAGCGCGTCGCGCTCCTCGGTCATGAACTGGCAGACGATGTCGTCCTGCTTCTGGAGCGTTTCCACCTCGCGGATGCCGATGTCGTAGATGCGCGTGTCGCCGCGCTCGCGCAAGGCGTTGTCGTCCTGGTGCGGATGAATCGCCTTGACCGGCAGGCCAAACGCGAAATGCAGATCGTGATAAAGCTGCGCGCCGGTCGAGCAGATCACGTCGACGAATCCCGCCTCGACAAGCGGCAGGATGCTGCCGCCCATGCCGCCCGCCACGCCCGCTCCCGCGATGCCGAGCCAGAGCACGTCGCCTTCGGCCACCATGCGCGAAAAAAGCCGCGCCGCCCGCGCGGTCATGCGGGCCTCGAAACACGTTCGCCCGATGTGGTCCACGAGCGCCCGCGCGGACATGCCCCGCGTCAGCCGTTCGGGCACGATGTCCGGTGCGTGTTTGAAAAGCGACGTCCCCGCGCCGAAGTACGGTTCGTGGGCGCCGCCGCCGTTTTCGTGGTCGTTATCGCTCATGCCGTCGCCGTCCGTTCGTGGCCGCGCGCGCAAAACGCGCGTCTTCGATTGGGGGGATCGAGACGCGGAACCGGCGCGCGGGGCGCCGTCGTCGGATCGTCAGTCCGTCAGAAGGACGGCGAGCGCGACCACCGTCGTCCAGAGGCCGTCCTTGTGACCTTCCGCGGACTGCACGTAGCTTCGCGTTTCGATCGCGTTTTCGCGGTCCAACTTGTAAAGCTGCTTGCGTTCGTCCCACGCCGTCTCGATGTCGATATCAAGGCCGAGTGTCGTGGCGAGCATCGTCGCGGCCATGTCCTCGCACAAATCCGCCGCCTTCGCGCCCTTCATGCCGAACGCGTGGTGTTCGGACAGGTAGCCGTAGCCCTCATGTTTGCCCTTGGGGATGGCAAGTCCGATACCCGCGGAAACCAGGCGGTTGGGCTCGTCGGTGGCCTCGCGCGCCATCACGACAAACGTGATCTCGCCGGGGTGCAACTCCTGCTGGCCCTTTTTGTGCGCGATGATTCGGCAATTGGGCGGAAAGATGCTCGAAACGGTCACGAGGTTGCAATGCGCAACGCCCGCCTGACGCAAGGCCAATTCGAAGCTTTGCAGCTTGTTCTTGTGGTACCCGACGCCTTTGGTGAAGAACATTCGCTTTGGAACAATGGCGTTCACGTCGTTGCCCCCCTGAAATAAGGATGGCCAAGGCCGGGACCATCGCCGATGGAAAAGCGCGCGGCCGCTTGCGGGTTTGCTGGGCCGCCGTTACGCGGTTGCTCATAACGGCAATCGCACGCGTCGTCAACAGCCGGCGTCGAATGCGAATTTTGCGTGCGCACCTTCGCGTCGATTTCGCGGACGGCGTCGTCCCATCTTGCCGACGTTGCCCATCGGGTCCAAAGTCCCGAGCCATGCCGACCGATCCTCGCGTTCTATACGCCATCGGCTCCCGGCTTGGCGGGCCGGGCATCGGCACGACCGCCGCGCACGCGATCGCCGGGATCGAGCGCGAGGGTTTGCTTCAGGGCGTGATCTGCCTGGGGCACGAGCCGAACGCGCCCGGCGCGGGTGTGGCGGACGACGTGCGTTTTCTGCCCGATCGCGCGCGCCGCGTCGTTCCCGATCGATGGTACTGGCTGGCGAAGAACCTCGTGTTCGACCGCGCGGTCGGCCGCCGCCTTCCGCGTTTTTTTCACGGTGCGACCGCGCGCGGCGCGTCACCCGACGCGCCGCCGCATGTCCACGCCTGGAACACGCAGGCGTCGAACGCCATCCGGCGCGCCAAGGCGCACGGAGCGCGGGTCGTGGTCGATCGCGCGAGCACGCACATCCTGACGCAGGTGGCGATCCTTCGCGAAGCGTACGCGCGGCACGGGCTCGTTGACGATTCGACGCCCGCCGCCGCGATCCGCCGCGCGTTGTCGGACTACGAGGTCGCGGATGTCGTCGCCGTTCCGTCCGAGCCGGTGCGGGAGAGCTTCCTTGCGCACGGCTATCCGCGCGAGCGGCTCTACCTCAATCGCTTCGGCCATCGCGTGGCGGAGCGGATTCCGGAGCGGGCGCCGCGCCGGCCGGGCGATCCGCTGCGCGTGCTTTTCGTCGGGCAGGTCGGCGTGCGCAAGGGCGCGCTCGAATTGCTGCAAGCCTGGGACGCGGCTCGGATCCCCGGAGCGCGCCTGTCGCTCGCCGGCGGCGCGGAGCCGGCAGCCGCGCGGCACATTTCACGTTACGCGGGGCGCGACGACATCGCGTTCCTCGGATTCCGGAACGACGTGCCGCGCCTGATGGCCGAGCACGACGTGTTCTGCTTTCCGACGTGGGAAGAGGGCAGCGCGCTTGTGACCTTCGAGGCGATGGCGCACGGCATGGCGATGGTGACGACGCGCGCGGCGGGATCGGTCGCGATCGACGAAAGTTCCGCGCTGTTTGTCGAGCCGGGCGACGTGCGCAATATCGCGGATGCGCTTTGCCGCCTTGCCGACGAACCGGGGACGCTCGCGGCGCTGTCGGGGGCCGCGCGCGCGGACGTGGCGGCGTATCGCTGGGAAGCCTACGGCGAACGCACGGCGGCGTTGCACCGTGCGCTCGCGGAAGGCCGATTGGCGTCGCTGGTCAGTTCATGAGCGCGAAG is a genomic window of bacterium containing:
- a CDS encoding glycosyltransferase family 4 protein → MPTDPRVLYAIGSRLGGPGIGTTAAHAIAGIEREGLLQGVICLGHEPNAPGAGVADDVRFLPDRARRVVPDRWYWLAKNLVFDRAVGRRLPRFFHGATARGASPDAPPHVHAWNTQASNAIRRAKAHGARVVVDRASTHILTQVAILREAYARHGLVDDSTPAAAIRRALSDYEVADVVAVPSEPVRESFLAHGYPRERLYLNRFGHRVAERIPERAPRRPGDPLRVLFVGQVGVRKGALELLQAWDAARIPGARLSLAGGAEPAAARHISRYAGRDDIAFLGFRNDVPRLMAEHDVFCFPTWEEGSALVTFEAMAHGMAMVTTRAAGSVAIDESSALFVEPGDVRNIADALCRLADEPGTLAALSGAARADVAAYRWEAYGERTAALHRALAEGRLASLVSS
- a CDS encoding pyruvoyl-dependent arginine decarboxylase: MFFTKGVGYHKNKLQSFELALRQAGVAHCNLVTVSSIFPPNCRIIAHKKGQQELHPGEITFVVMAREATDEPNRLVSAGIGLAIPKGKHEGYGYLSEHHAFGMKGAKAADLCEDMAATMLATTLGLDIDIETAWDERKQLYKLDRENAIETRSYVQSAEGHKDGLWTTVVALAVLLTD
- a CDS encoding deoxyhypusine synthase family protein — protein: MSDNDHENGGGAHEPYFGAGTSLFKHAPDIVPERLTRGMSARALVDHIGRTCFEARMTARAARLFSRMVAEGDVLWLGIAGAGVAGGMGGSILPLVEAGFVDVICSTGAQLYHDLHFAFGLPVKAIHPHQDDNALRERGDTRIYDIGIREVETLQKQDDIVCQFMTEERDALVDHPVPSWEFNHLLGLWAAKNAPHPDRSIVVAAAERGIPMFWDSHSNHSPAMNAAAMMMRGVDVHFSPQLDVLDSAAIAYVTKSTAFVELGGGGPKNFIQQTGPTISQILRRDYAGAERGLQIGTANEREGSLSSCTFGEAVTWGKYERDDHDRLIQVWGEYSVIFPMLAAYVLDTCEPREPRRLVDRIPAMRESLKGAI